GTGCCGGCGACTGCACAAAAAAAAGGAGCAATTTATTATTAACACACGTCTCATGCAAGCCCTCATCCTGACTGCCCTGCTCATAGGCGGTATTGACAGTGCAGCACAGATTGATCCCGACAAAAATGTCTTGACCCACGGTTTGTTCACCATCGAATATCCGGCAAAACAACAGAAGCTGGCGCAACAGACCCTTGCGATTCTCGAAAATGCGGTCCAAGAATTTGATGCAGTGCTGCCTGTCGGTGATACGCCCATCCATGTAATCATCAGTGATGTGCCCACAGAATTTAAGCGCTACGCCGTTCATTTCTCCGGATTGGCCGTGTCCGGTCTTGCTCGGCCTCAAAACAATTTAATCGTGGTGAAAGCGCCGCGACTCCGCGAACCCGGCGGTGATTATCCCGGTACCCTGCGCCACGAACTGGTTCACCTCCTCCTATTCCGCAATATAGACTATGCCAATCTGCCCCAATGGCTAAATGAAGGACTCGCCATGAGCCTTTCCAACGAGTTTTATTGGAGGAGCCTTTTCAAGGTAGCCAATATGTTTCTTCACGGGAGAATCATCCCCTACCGCCTCCTCGACGCTTCCTTCTATAATCCCTCCGACCAGATGCAATTTAGTGATGCCTATGCCCAAGCCTTATCGATGACCCGATTCCTGCGCAACTATCTGGGCGAAACTCAATTTTGGGAACTGATCCATCGGCTCGATTCACAGCCTTTCCACAAGGCATTATTAGAAATTGCAGGCCTCGAAGTTTTGGAATTTTGGCATCTCTATGAAAAAAGTCTGTGGAAGTATGCGATTATTTCAACCATGGCGTCAGGTTTCTTTTTTCAGCCTGCTGCCCTATTGTTGATCTTCGCTTATATCCGTCACCGCCGCATCTCACGGGCATTATATAAGCGCTGGGAAGAAGAAGAAGCCGAGGAAGCTATGGAAGCCGCAGCAGGCATCCCTGCCCAAGTCTATTGGGAAGAACTGGTGGAAGATCCCGACGCATGGAAACAAGGACACTACGAGGATAGCGATGACAACTGGTAAACAAAAGGATGTCCTGCCCTCCCGGATAAGCACAAAAACAGGAGATGGCGGATTCACGCATATACGAGACGGTACCTCTCTGCGCAAAGATCATCCGATTCCGGAGGCATTGGGCGCACTCGACGATATGCGTACCCACATGGCGCTGCTCCGCACCCAATTGATTGAGCAACGACCGGAAGCAAGGGAGGAACATGATTTTCTCCTCTTTTTGCTTCATTGTTGTTTCTTGTTGGGTACCGCCTTATCCGATCCCCACGGGCGTGGGGAAAAAGAGCGCCTGCTCAAGCCCTTTCATCTGGAAAAAGTAGAAGCAGAACAAGAACGTATGGAATCAGCCTTGACCTTGCCCGCCGCTTTCGTCGTCTGTGCAGCAAACCCCCTCGCCGCTCAGGCTGATAGGGTCGCAGCAGCCGCCCGCTGTTTCGAGCGCCGCTTTATTACCGCTCAAGATCATGCTCCCGCCTTAACCGCCCCCCTCTATGGCCGTTTTATCAATCGCTTGAGTGATTATTTCTTTGTCCTCGCTCGGCATCTCGAAAAAGGTGTCCACGAAAGCGTGGATTACAGGCTCTTGGACAAGCCTCATGGGGGAGGCGCGTAACCCGGCCACGCCTCCCCGTCCCTCACCCGCAAATCCGCGCACAGAATAAGCCTTTTATTTTTTCGCCGAGGCCGTGGGCGCTTTCAGAAAGAGCATCACCGCCGCCGCGATAAGACAGGTTATTCCAGAGATAAAAAATGCCTGACGGTAATCACCGGCCTCAAAACTGCGCGTCACAATTTCACCTGACCCTTCTGCCACGAGATATTCGATGCTTTGCGAAGCTTTCATCAAATACGCTGCAAGGAAGGGACCGACCAATCCGCCCGCGCCATAGGCCGTAAACATCCACCCGTAATTCACGCCAATATGACGGGTTCCGTAAAAGTCTGCCGTCACCGCCGGGTACAATGCCAGATAACCGCCAAAACATAAACCCACTATGCAAGAGCCCAGTAAAAACAGCGGATAGGCGCGCATCCAATCCAAGGCGATCATCACACAGCCACACACGACGAACATCAAGATGAGCGTCGTTTTACGACCCAGATTATCGGAGACTTTTCCCCAAAAAATACGGCCGATTGCATTGAAAATGGCGAGAATGGCGACGGCCGTCGCCCCCGCCGATACAATGTTCACAAAGACGTCTTGATGAACGGGCAGGTCGGTAACGGAAGTCATGCTGAAAGACTGCCAGATAGGCGAGGCTTTCATAATCACTTGCAGACCGGCGGCGCATCCCGCAAAATAGGTGAGCCATAAGATCCAGAACATAGGCGTCTTCAACATTTCTGTAGGCGTGAAATCGACCTTCACCGCGCCGGAAACATCAGCAGGCTGCGGCGGCGTCCAACCGGCAGGCGCATAACCGGCAGGCGGATTCTTCAATAACTGGGCGCCAAAGACGACAGCAACTAAGAAAAGAACGCCGAGAACGAAAAAGGTGTTGAACACGCCAATGGCGGGTAAGGGGAAAAGATTCGCGCCAAACAATTGGTAATGACCGCCGGAAATTAAAGTGCGCGCCAAGGGTGCAAAAAAGAAAGCGCCCGCGCCAAAACCTGCCACAGCAAGACCGCTGATCAGACCTCGTTTATCGGGAAACCATTTCACACAGGTCGCGATCGGGCAGACATAGGCCATGCCGATACCCACGCCGCCGAGCACGGAAAAACTCATGATCAGCCAGAGCAACGCCGTTGTTTCCGATGAAAAGGCTACCGTGTATTTGGCAAGGATCAGACCGACACCAAGAATAACACCGCCAATGGTTCCCACCAAGCGCGGCCCCAGTTTATCCTGAATAC
This genomic window from Candidatus Hydrogenedentota bacterium contains:
- a CDS encoding ATP:cob(I)alamin adenosyltransferase; its protein translation is MTTGKQKDVLPSRISTKTGDGGFTHIRDGTSLRKDHPIPEALGALDDMRTHMALLRTQLIEQRPEAREEHDFLLFLLHCCFLLGTALSDPHGRGEKERLLKPFHLEKVEAEQERMESALTLPAAFVVCAANPLAAQADRVAAAARCFERRFITAQDHAPALTAPLYGRFINRLSDYFFVLARHLEKGVHESVDYRLLDKPHGGGA
- a CDS encoding OFA family MFS transporter — translated: MASEQHGNRWLIVVGALIIQVSLGAVYIWSVFQTPLRGVFKGWTEAQVTYPAQIVLAVFALAVIFGGRIQDKLGPRLVGTIGGVILGVGLILAKYTVAFSSETTALLWLIMSFSVLGGVGIGMAYVCPIATCVKWFPDKRGLISGLAVAGFGAGAFFFAPLARTLISGGHYQLFGANLFPLPAIGVFNTFFVLGVLFLVAVVFGAQLLKNPPAGYAPAGWTPPQPADVSGAVKVDFTPTEMLKTPMFWILWLTYFAGCAAGLQVIMKASPIWQSFSMTSVTDLPVHQDVFVNIVSAGATAVAILAIFNAIGRIFWGKVSDNLGRKTTLILMFVVCGCVMIALDWMRAYPLFLLGSCIVGLCFGGYLALYPAVTADFYGTRHIGVNYGWMFTAYGAGGLVGPFLAAYLMKASQSIEYLVAEGSGEIVTRSFEAGDYRQAFFISGITCLIAAAVMLFLKAPTASAKK